From a single bacterium genomic region:
- a CDS encoding prepilin-type N-terminal cleavage/methylation domain-containing protein, whose amino-acid sequence MLSKLHRSQKGFTLIELMIVVVIIGILAALAIPRFMAASAKSKTSEAKQLLKQIYVMQQAYRQEYDSYWGNGVTADAANGNNFARIGVQVGSNARYSYAMTAAANTFSCTATANIDDDATVDTWTIDQTGTLLNTVDDPTS is encoded by the coding sequence ATGCTGTCCAAGCTGCATCGCTCGCAAAAGGGTTTCACCCTCATCGAGCTCATGATCGTGGTCGTCATCATCGGCATCCTGGCCGCTTTGGCGATCCCGCGCTTCATGGCCGCCTCGGCGAAGTCGAAGACGTCGGAAGCCAAGCAGCTGCTGAAGCAGATCTACGTCATGCAACAGGCCTACCGTCAGGAGTATGACTCCTACTGGGGCAACGGCGTGACCGCGGACGCGGCCAACGGCAACAACTTCGCGCGCATCGGCGTGCAGGTGGGTTCGAACGCCCGCTACAGCTACGCGATGACCGCGGCCGCCAACACCTTCTCGTGCACCGCGACGGCCAACATTGACGACGACGCCACGGTGGACACCTGGACGATCGACCAGACAGGAACACTCCTCAACACGGTGGATGACCCGACCTCCTGA
- a CDS encoding hydroxymethylglutaryl-CoA synthase, translated as MKFETPVGIVGWGVDVPKLRIKIADIARIWGADAPTYERGLGLVEKSVAPWDQDSITLAVEATFRALARAPFVDPADIGKASIGSESPPYAVKPSATVLAEVIGATPHIWLSGVEFACKAGTQTMIDAIMYVIGQGVSNPMKYALGVGSDTSQGAPSDALEFSAASGAAAFIMGRDHIAARLLWASSYDTDTPDFWRREHRNYPEHAGAFTGDPAYFKHTLGAARAIMAESGTKPADFDFAVFHQPNAKFPKRAASILGFKPAQVETGLKVSRIGNTYSGASPIGLAGVLDIARPGQRILMVSYGSGSGSDAFIWETTDAIVAAQHREVATTDAIINHRLQYLSYGEYLRNRGMIVMGS; from the coding sequence ATGAAGTTTGAAACGCCGGTGGGCATTGTCGGCTGGGGTGTCGACGTGCCCAAGTTGCGCATCAAGATCGCCGATATCGCGCGGATCTGGGGCGCCGACGCACCCACCTATGAACGCGGGTTGGGGCTGGTCGAAAAGTCGGTGGCGCCCTGGGATCAGGACTCGATCACGCTGGCGGTGGAGGCGACCTTCCGCGCGCTGGCGCGGGCGCCGTTTGTCGATCCCGCCGACATCGGCAAGGCCTCGATCGGATCGGAATCGCCGCCGTACGCGGTCAAGCCGTCGGCAACGGTGCTGGCAGAGGTGATCGGCGCGACGCCGCACATCTGGTTGTCGGGCGTGGAATTCGCCTGCAAGGCCGGGACGCAAACGATGATCGACGCGATCATGTACGTGATCGGCCAGGGCGTGAGCAATCCGATGAAGTACGCGCTCGGGGTCGGCTCGGACACCTCGCAGGGCGCGCCGAGCGATGCGCTGGAGTTTTCAGCGGCCTCGGGCGCGGCGGCCTTCATCATGGGACGCGACCACATCGCCGCCCGGTTGTTGTGGGCCTCATCGTACGACACCGACACGCCCGATTTCTGGCGGCGCGAGCACCGCAACTACCCGGAGCATGCCGGGGCGTTCACCGGCGACCCGGCGTACTTCAAGCACACGCTGGGCGCGGCGCGGGCGATCATGGCCGAGTCGGGCACCAAGCCGGCCGATTTCGATTTCGCGGTCTTCCACCAACCCAACGCCAAGTTCCCCAAACGGGCCGCGTCGATTCTCGGCTTCAAGCCGGCGCAGGTCGAGACCGGACTCAAGGTCTCGCGCATCGGCAACACCTACTCCGGCGCCTCGCCGATCGGGCTGGCGGGGGTGCTGGACATCGCCAGGCCCGGCCAGCGGATCCTGATGGTCTCCTATGGATCGGGCTCGGGCAGCGACGCGTTCATCTGGGAAACCACCGACGCGATTGTGGCGGCGCAGCATCGCGAAGTGGCCACCACCGACGCGATCATCAATCACAGACTGCAATATCTCAGCTACGGCGAGTATCTCCGCAACCGCGGGATGATCGTCATGGGCAGTTAG